CCTGGAATCGTTGCAACGGCGATGCTCACTATTCATGTATGTCTCCCAATCCTACTGTCTTCACATACTTATCCTTCTGCCTAGCTTCCTGGCAAGTACCTTTTCGTCCGGTTTCTACGAGGCACGAAGCACTTGACGGCCAATACCTTTGTGCACTGGGGAACTTGGCTCGGTTGTGTCTTTGGCGTAACAATCACTGCCTACATAATCGCGAGTGCTATCCCAGTCTTTGGAGGACTTGTGTCCTTCATTGGGGCGCTGCTAGGCACGTTGATGTCCTTCCAGCCGATGGGCTGTATGTGGTTCTATGATAACTGGAGCCCGGATAAAGGCAAGCGAAACCTTACATGGTTCTTGATGGTTATCTGGAGTGGATTTGTTGTTGTATCAGGAACGTTCCTCATGGTGGCCGGTACCTATGGCTCTGTTGTTACTATCATTGACTCTTATAAGAAGGACGGAGGTTCCAAGGCATGGGCTTGCGCGGATAACTCCAACTCAGTCTAGGAGATATACTAAGCTTTACATGCAAGACAACCAAGTATATTCATCTTCGAGCCACTAAAGAAGGGAGGAATAAAGGCATGCGCCGCACTATTCACGAGCGATCCAATATTACATATGCATGCTAGGAGAAATATCTTCCCAAAAAGCTACATCTCGCATGCTCGTACGCTTCCACAGGCTCCATAGCAGCTGCATTAGTCTGGAGCCTCAATCTCCGACCCTTTCCATACTTCTTCCACTTTGGATGGCCATCACCTCTGATCGAATCGAGGGAACCCTTTGCCAGCGCGAAATCAGTCCAGTACTTCTGCACCTAGCCAACAATAACAAAACATTGATGAAATCCAATCCCTGGGAGTCAAGATTCAGAGCGGCGACTTcatcgccgccatcttcCGGCCCTTTGACATCGTCATCCAAAGGTTACCCAGGCAGCGCTTCAGGCCAAGCTACCAAGATTTTCCCCTTGGCAGTTTGGGCTTGATTTTGATCAAATCCCGGAAACCAGCTACGGGGGGATGTTCGACGACAATAAGCTCATTCGGAAGCTGTTGCGGGAGCAGCATGATATTGATTGGACCGTGGTTTCGACCGGGCTGTTCATGTCGTACCTGTTTCTCCCGTCGTTCGGCGTTATCGATGCCAAGAAGAGAGTGGTGAGGGCCTTGGGAAGTTGGGAGAACAAAACCACAATCACTCTACGCGATGACATCGGCAAGATGGTCGCCGAGGTGGTTTATGCACCTTCGAAGGAGGGTTCGGACCACATGGTCTACCTGAGTGGGGATACCATCACATACAGCAGGCTTGCTGACCTGGTCAAGGAGCACTTCAAAGCCGAGTTCATGAGGGAGTTGTGGTCCATCCCGAAGCTGGAGGATGATCTAGAAAAGGATCCCGGCAAACTCTGGAAAAAGTACAGAGTGGTGTTTGCTACTGGTCATGGTGTCTTTtggggaaaagaagagagctTCGACTCGAGAGGCAAATTCCCCTGACCAATGTCCTAGATTACCCTGAACGCAATGGCGAGATGGTTAAGAATTTGGACTAGATAGTGTCCATCAATAATTCTTATGGGGTTAAGGTCAGAATCTGTGTTTAGACTCTGGTCGAACGCGGGTTCGGAGACTTGAGACAAAGTAGTGTTGGGGGAGGCCTGCTTGCCTTTATCGATGCTTTTGGCTCGTAAATGTCGGTTTATCGAGATATTTAGAGACAAGATTGTGCCAGCATAGTATGGGTGTCTTTCGAATGCTTTCACGGCATAGAAGTCTGTTAGGCTACATTTCTTTTCCAGAGGTAAGATTAGGAGTGGCATATATCGCGAGGGGTccaaatatatataaggggCCTGGAGGGTTGCATTCTGTTCATGATAATCTCGTTGCGTTCTGCCGCATCCACTCAATCATGAGCAGGGGGCGCCAGGGGAGCAATGTGCCCACCGTGAGTGCGAATACGGTATGAAGCCTACACCGCCACAAGATGATATACTAGCTTAGTGAAAAGCAGCTATTTTAGGTTCACTGGGTAAGCATAGGCCTCTCGCAAACTGTCGGGATGTTAAAATCACATCAGGTAGTTCCGTCTGCCTCAACTGCCGGCAGGATGAGCGGGGTTCAATACCGGGGCCCATGACTTGTTGGAATGAGTACTGAACAGTGTTATTCATTGCAATTAAGATGATTCTTTTACCGAAAGTGACGAATTCTCTTCACGTTCTTCTCAGTGATTGAGATGAGAACTGCAACCCGAGCAAACAGATGAGTGCGGAACTACTAAAGCTGAAGGGTACAAAATTGCTGAGGCTGGACAGCCACAGCTGCCAAGACATATAGTATGTAGTAAAACTGGAGCATTGTGGAAAGAGGCCCGTAGTTTga
The window above is part of the Fusarium falciforme chromosome 3, complete sequence genome. Proteins encoded here:
- a CDS encoding NmrA domain-containing protein, which codes for MFDDNKLIRKLLREQHDIDWTVVSTGLFMSYLFLPSFGVIDAKKRVVRALGSWENKTTITLRDDIGKMVAEVVYAPSKEGSDHMVYLSGDTITYSRLADLVKEHFKAEFMRELWSIPKLEDDLEKDPGKLWKKYRVVFATGHGVFWGKEESFDSRGKFP